gccagtcaTACCAGATCTGGTCTAAAAGCCAGgtttggttggttagcacagtgtgTTCACACCAAGAGCCCTAACAGGGGAGCTGTGTATTCTTGGATCACTGCTAATGTGTAGATGTACCTCTATAGTCGTCAAACTTTGGCACTTCTTACGAGATTTCAGGATATCTGAcaaaacaacttaaaggggtttaccaagtTTGGGTCTGTGTACATCAAACGATATATAGTATAAACAAGTgcacaatgtcagagttcgctcgggcagcccATTTATacgggcagatacattgttggcttgttcacacaagaaatcgttcagtcgttcacattcacttatacagtaaatCTGAATGACTGCTATTTAAACAGAACAATAACTGAACAAGACAACGATTATTTTTATACTTGCAGAAAATTAAGAACGAATTAAAAGTGAACAATTTGTTAGTCGTTGGTTGcctttacactaaacaattatcgTTAACTTTGGcttgttttaatgatttttttctgtctatacacttttatcacctatccgtgattgtggggtctcaccgctgagacctccaCTAATCCAGAGAACAGGGGCCCCATGTCCGTCTCTCCTCCTCACTtagggcttactgcaccccctcagtgaggaggaggaggatgaacgAAGTGATGGCTGCGCATgagcagtgctgctccattcattttcagtgggactgcaggaGAAAGCAGCGTGAGGTTAGACTGAATCCACAGCCATCCTTGCACTCAATCTGATGTGACTgcgggtgggagaagcatccccacggtgacaggttccctgttCTCAAGATTGTTGGTGGTCTCAGTGacgagacccctactgatcggtcagacttttatcacctatcctaaaaAGTTTATGCAGGTACAACCCCTCTGATGCTGGGCTCACACTTGCGCTCCATTTTCCAGCTCGAAAACAGAAGGCTAGATCTGTCCTACGATAGAAACAAACGACACCCCACAGCCCCCATTATATGGTCTGTGCCACTtctgtcttaaggcccttttacacaaaatgattattgctcaaaaaccatcttttgagcgatagaaAAAAATTTTCTATTTCTACgcccggggaaaaaaaaaaaaattacatccgcatgctttaaattgccttgcggatgctaatgcatccctatagacTTCTAGAGCGGCAGATCTCCCGCACGGAAGACATCTGCGGATTGTATAATTAAAATCtgtacgtggacattgggcctaaatgtgcgcccattgtgcacttttcttcCATCACTGAGTTTAGCTCAGCTTATAATCCATTGcccctgataagacggaccgcacactgtgttctccggaggcagcactgataacatccTTACAGCTGCTGTCCCCCTGGAAAACAATAGTGatgcatttagagaacagaccacccgctgttctctaaatacatgcaaatgaagatagttctctactaatgggctgattggcCCATTAGTACATAAAgcaaaattatcgctcaaaactttgTAAACGGGGCTCTCCAGTTTCACAGGCAAAATATCTCAGCGTGCTGCCATTGTTATGCTGCACCCTGCTGCAGCCCCTGGCAGATGACATAATGCCAGTCTGTTGCTGCAGTCATATCTGCACCGCCGCCAGGCTCTCTGGTTGCCCAGTCACACTGAAGGAGGTGCAGCTCCCCGTTATGTGGATAGGAGAACCAGGGAGGGTCTGTAAGCTGCGTCCGCACAGCGACGCCCTACACTGGCGCTCAGCCTTCTCCCAGGGCATGGTCACGTGTCCCAGTGACGTCACACTCAGCTCCGGTCACATGGCCCTGATGTCACCCAACGGTGGAATTTACATGTAACGGCGGCGACTGATGGTTGTGTGTCAGAGCCCGGGACGGCGGGGAGCGCAGAGCGGACGGTGTCATGAAGGTAACGGCAGGACGGCCCGGTGGGATGAAGTATGCCCTGTATAACACCCGCTCCTCGTCTATGAGACTGATAGCTGGTCTCTAACTGCCCCTCAGTCCAAAGCACTGCTGCAGACCCCCATAtactggtgtatatatataatgcccTGCAGcccagctgtgcctgtagtagtgCTGATCGCACACCGCTATATACTGTTATACGTACCTGATCACCGCTATATACTGTTATACGTACCCGATCACTGCTATATACTGTTATACATACCGCTGTACCCGATCACCGCTATATACTGTTATACGTACCCGATCACCGCTATATACTGTTATATGTACCGCTGTACCTGATCACCGCTATATACTGTTATACGTACCGCCGTACCCGATCACCGCTATATACTGTTATACGTACCGCCGTACCCGATCACCGCTATATACTGTTATACGTACCGCCGTACCCGATCACCGCTATATACTGTTATACGTACCGCCGTACCCGATCACCGCTATATACTGTTATACGTACCGCCGTACCCGATCACCGCTATATACTGTCATACGTACCGCCGTACCCGATCACCGCTATATACTGTTATACGTACCGCCGTACCCGATCACCGCTATATACTGTTATACGTACCGCCGTACCCGATCACCGCTATATACTGTTATACGTACCGCCGTACCCGATCACCGCTATATACTGTTATACGTACCGCCGTACCCGATCACCGCTATATACTGTTATACGTACCGCCGTACCCGATCACCGCTATATACTGTCATACGTACCGCCGTACCCGATCACCGCTATATACTGTCATACGTACCGCCGTACCCGATCACCGCTATATACTGTCATACGTACCGCCGTACCCGATCACCGCTATATACTGTCATACGTACCGCCGTACCCGATCACCGCTATATACTGTTATACGTACCGCCGTACCCGATCACCGCTATATACTGTTATACGTACCGCCGTACCCGATCACCGCTATATACTGTTATACGTACCGCCGTACCCGATCACCGCTATATACTGTTATACGTACCGCCGTACCCGATCACCGCTATATACTGTTATACGTACCGCCGTACCCCATCACCGCTATATACTGTTATACGTACCGCCGTACCCCATCACCTCTATATACTGTTATACGTACCGCCGTACCCCATCACCTCTATATACTGTTATACGTACCGCCGTACCCCATCACCTCTATATACTGTTATACGTACCGCCGTACCCCATCACCTCTATATACTGTTATACGTACCGCCGTACCCCATCACCTCTATATACTGTTATACGTACCGCCGTACCCCATCACCTCTATATACTGTTATACGTACCGCCGTACCCCATCACCTCTATATACTGTTATACGTACCGCCGTACCCCATCACCTCTATATACTGTTATACGTACCGCCGTACCCCATCACCTCTATATACTGTTATACGTACCGCCGTACCCCATCACCTCTATATACTGTTATACGTACCGCCGTACCCCATCACCTCTTTATACTGTTATACGTACCGCCGTACCCCATCACCGCTATATACTGTTATACGTACCGCCGTACCCCATCACCGCTATATACTGTTATACGCCCCTCCGTACCCCATCGCCTCTATGTACTGTTATACATACCGCCGTACCCCATCGCCTCTATGTACTGTTATACGTACCGCCGTACCCCATCGCCTCTATATACTGTTATACGTACCGCCGTACCCCATCGCCTCTATGTACTGTTATACGTACCGCCGTACCCCATCGCCTCTATGTACTGTTATACGTACCGCCGTACCCCATCGCCTCTATATACTGTTATACGTACCGCCGTACCTCATCGCCTCTATGTACTGTTATACGCCCCGCCGTACCCCATCGCCTCTATGTACTGTTATACGCACCGCCATACCTTTTTACAGTCGTCTTTAAGTTTTTCAGCCCTGCATTAAAATTAGACAAAAATAATTAGATTTTCCCCGCACGGCCGCGCAGCACGCCATCTGGTTTTCATTGACGGGCAAATTAATTTTCTATCCTCTGAAATCCCGCTCAGGCGCGGTGTCCAGGGATGCCCGATCCTTCTTCCCCCCTGACCTCTGTTGGGTGAAAGTTGAGCCCTCCCACACAGGGAGTCACCCTCTGTCAGATGCCAAATCTGTGGTTTGGAGCAAcggtgagtatattgatttttttagGCACGGGGAACCCATACTATATAAAAAATTAACTTAAACTGAGGTCATTTGTTGTGTAAACTGGCGATAGATGTAATACGGAAACATCCTAATACTGGTGCCGCTGTCTGCTGTGTTGGCATGCATCACTTCATCATGGTGTACTCCTTACTATGCACATTTAAGGGCCTTTACTCACAGCGGgttttttcttgtgctgcgaaagtgagtaaaaaaaactcgcctcacagcgcaaaaaaaaccactgcaaTATCactaaatgctttcaatggggccagcagcagcagtgctagccccattgaaagcatagggagtatatcacggacttctgccacagctgtggcagaagtccagaatgctattctattgctttcaatggggttggccgctgctgccggccccattgaaagcagtgggttgtaggcaatcccagcagcgatgattttcaaggaagggcttgaaatataagcccttcactgaaaatcatccctaactggtgggagaaaaaaaattatatgctcacctctccgccgctcaggcacgtcctcctgctggctcccctgcactgctgtcaagctctttcagcaggcggggatttaaaaatccccgcctcctgaaagggctgagctgattggctgagcactcagccaattacaggcagcacttagccaatcatcaATGAGTGGCTAAGTGAAAATCACAAATGAATATGAAACAAtataaaatcattggtttcataatcatcgctgtcgcatcgcagggaaaaatatcgctagtggctaatagccctaaaggcccatttacacaggacgagtgtcgggcaaatgatgcccgacacacGTGTCTCCATGCACCTGTACGGGAACTAGCAAAGCTGGCTcactcacggagcggccagcaggggggcggggcagtgcaggagatttctttcctctcgctcccccgcccctctccattgagataacacagcggccgttcgctattGAATGGCCGCTGTTTACACTGCACACTGAGCGATGAccctcatcgctgatctttcatgctgcataaacgatgaacgatgaagctcatcgtgcagtttaagcagcggccgttcagtagtgaacggccgctgtgttatgtaaatggagtaataataataataataataataatctttatttgtatagtgccaacttattccgcagcgctaggGCAGCggtgtgagaggagagaaatctcctgcactgccccgcccccctgctggccgctcctgtaggagcacgggagcggggaaacacagggacgagtgtcgggcactgTTTGCCCGACACCCgtcctatgtaaatgggcctttaaggagttgtccagttataCCTGCTGGATAAGCCATCAGTGTTAGATCCGTGGGGCCTTGCTGTCTGGGATCCTTGCTAATTAGCAGTTCACTAGGTCGGCTGCTCATGCAATGAtcagatttctgtaggaagcaaaaAAGCTCTCTTTACCTGCTGTGGTGAGGCTTGGAAAGCTCAATGGGCAAGTACTTTCCATGTAATGCCAAGCCGGACCACTGTAGTGGAAATGGAGCTGcttgcctcctgcagaaatcGTCTCATTTCACACTGTTCCGGAGTATTAACTAATCGATAGCGATTCCAGGCAGTAAACcacctactattgatggcctatccaggaGATAAACCATCACTAGTTTATAATTGGACAACCCTTCTAAAGGGAATATGTCCTCAAAAAATTACCTATTGTATAACTCAGGTTTTCTTGTTAGGTTTTCATAAAATATAATTATTGTAAGAAAAACTTAaagtcctgcatttttcacactgatccTAAGCCTGATGATAATAGGCTAACCGTTGCTTTTCTTTAGTGAAAACTTTTCAGCAATCGTCTCCTTTTTACTACACGCAGGGTTAAAATGAAAGGTAACAGAAAATTAGAAAAGAGAGATGGATgaggaaaatggaaaatgtttcaacaTGTAGTTTTAACGAGTAATAGAATATATGTGAGACACTCCCTCAGAGAAACAGCGGGTCTGTCACCAGTGCACATACTAGGTTAGCTAAATACAACTAGGAGAGGCCGAAACCGTATACAATCTGCAGAAATCAAtggggagccatgcctgcagttacaagcgccagccactagccgcccccctcccccccacatacacacacaagcTGGTAACACCCAAAGTATCCATTTTTTCATATATTTCTGACACCATGGACGATTGAGCAGGTGATTAATGTTGCTTCTGTTAATTTATAACATTTCCTGCCTTTAGCTGAATTTTTAGGGTATCCAAAAAACCACTCTAAGAAGGCCATATGTACAGCTTCAAGCGTACACGCACTTCCAGGTGACTTTTTTGGATAAGTTTCTAAATAGATTTATGAGAAGTCCACTTTCAGGGAAGGgacgtgtagcaagcctagcaatctgccagtagttcactgtcctgtacttccttgcccttacttcctatGCCACATTGCACTGTTTCTAGTTTCTGTCAGCCTGCAAGTGCTGGGCAGCTGCttgtgaagatagctcctcccatgttgctatggaaacaccactgtgtccttgttactatagAATCTCTGCACCTAAGGGCTCGAACAGGTATATTTTGTATGCACTTCATACTCGATGCTTAAAGATCATTGATTTGCATTCGACAACTCGCACCTGTATATTATTCATGTAAAGAATAAATAAATCGGCGTGGCCTATTTTGATGCGTACTCAACACCAATATAGGGCATGGTGATTTAACATGCCTAGCAAATACACATGCTACATACGTATTTGCTGTGAACTGTGTAttacgcatgtgaaaaatatgcaggCCATGTACGTCTGagtcctaaggctgcctgtccacgggcgttgtgatatcccgcggcggatcccTGCCACGCGAGCCGccagacagatctccgctgtcagcttatctgacaaataggctgaccatggagaattgctgcaattcgcagcatgcgaaTTGCcgtccgtgagcggagaatctcaatgattctccgctcgtggacagggggggtgGCGCTTTCAATAGCAACGCCATGGAAAGCtttagacagcgtgattcgccggcgatttaccgccggcggaatcacgcccgtggacaggtgcCCTaagacagacagtggattgcagagaagctggaagggagacctctagtggcagccacttcggCTGtgctttagggtatgtttacacgtaccGGAAATGCTGCATATTATGCACAGCGGTAAATTccacagtatttctgcatccaaaacagtcaaaatttTGACTCCaaatcagctgatttcagaaggtaccgctctcccccctcacccccgaaGTCTTTGCGCTCTCAGCGTTTCCTTTACCGGACACCCAGCAATCCAGAGAATGGACTGTGCTGCTTATGGTCACTTCTCTGAAAACTGCGTCCCTGGTGGTACCTCATCAACAAGTAGAGGacacctcaccatttaaagagGACCAGTCACATCCCCAAATGTGTACATTTGTCAGTATACCCTAATGCACatcagttgttgtttttttttttgcccaaagtGCCCCATCCCGCTACTATGATGGCAGCTAGTTCTGGGACTCAGCGTGGTAAATGATTGAAAACCTGATGGCTCTTTTACTGTCTAACTCAgtgttttccaactccagtcctcagggaccgccaacaggtcatgttttcaggatttcctcagtgttgcacaggtgatattattgtcggtgcctcagacattgccacaggggttcttactataggggaTCCTGACCACgtcacctgttggtggtccctgaggactggagttggggacccctggtctaatcAATGCAGTGTCAGATGTTCCAACAGCGCAATATCATGAAAATCTGATATAGGTTTACAAATTGACTCTTTAAAAACTCATTGATTGATGATGGCGATGTGTCTCTCGCAATATTGCGCTATTTAGTGAATTTTTAAACTCTCAatttaaaaacaaatgtatggaCTTGCATATCCGTGAGGTTTTTGGCACCTGGCAGCGGCTATACGAGACCCTACACTCATACTGATGAGAAATTGAAGCTTTTTTCACGAGGTAACAAGAACAGTGACCTCCTATTTTTATAGATTGCATTATCTATCTTTTGCCTTGTTGACCCGTCTTCTGTGTTGATCACCATTTTCTTGCCTTTACCAGCGTTTCTGCTTGCATGTTACAGGCGGGGGCGAGCTCCATGTGGGCGTCTTGCTGTGGGTTGCTGAATGAAGTCATGGGCACAGGAGCTGTGCGAGGGCAGCAATCGGGCTTCGGTGGTGGCGCAGGTCCCTTTAGATTTGCACAGACTGCTGACTTTTCACCATATCCATCATCATCCTCCAACATTGTATGTAAAGCTTGTGGACTGAGCTTCACAGTCTTCAGGAAGAAGGTGAGATCGTGTTCTGTGGAGTTTTATATCACTGTCTCACCTCAGTGAGCATGTAATACCAGTCGGGGCCAttgtacggagctgtctacttctgcACAAGGACAACTCCGTACACACCGTGACCAGCATGAGGGAAGAGCTCATCACAGGGTGTCATAAGCGGTAGACCTGATGATCATTATTGATGGCCCACCCTGAAATTGGTCATCGGTAGTAAGAAgtgggataactcctttaatgtAATCAGAATATGGTGTGGTAAAATGCCTTTCCTTAATATGGTCAGCCCTTTCTTGGTCTTCACGGACCAAAACTGCTGATACTGAAGTGGATACATGTCACAGAAGTAGTGGTagaataaggctttattcacatgagtgttttatcGTGGTGATTTTGGCGTGATAAAACGCCGGCTGACcgttgcgaccatctgaagctttggattccaatgcatgttCAGATGTGTAATTTTCTGGTGCGTAAAATTGGCCGTCCAGAAAAGatgggtcttgtcctatcttttactggaatactatgggagcctatgagaaccattaaaaaagggaagggggagggagtttagcagctgctCGTGCTACTAAAATCCCtgcccttgccagcagctcctataggttggggagggaatttagcatgactagctctgctaaactcctgccccctctccttgccagcaaggggcggagagggggagggagtttagcagagctgaacactCTCACCCCTGCCGACAGTATTCCGGGCTGCATTTACACGCCGCATCTGGCCATCAGAATGGGCGGGGAAGCTGGAGATGCAGCCGCAActtcgttcatgcaattttcggacGCGAATTGGGGCGACCGAAAATCGCGacacctgtgtgaaagaacccgaaggctgtattcacataagTGTCATGGCAATGTTGGGTCCATTTTTTTATGGATCTTGACAAACCCTATTGACTTAAATGTTGTCTGTCTAGTTTCCATTGGGTCTTTAATGTCCAAAGAACTAAAAACTTAACTTCTAGTTAACAGAATTAACAGCATGTGATAAAGattaatttttggcccattgcATGTGTGTCCTATGGACACAGTCAGAAAATGCATGTCTGTATATGCACGTTGTCTCGGATCCAGCTGCATGGGCCTTTGCTGTGATGTAGTATTCAGGTGAATGCCTCCAGCAAGTGCTACAGTGATCAGGGAGAAGGATCTGTATCTTCTCTGCATGTTCCTGTCTATGAATTGCTGATCATTATGATCTAATATGAAGTTACCATTATAACCCAGTTATCAGTGATCTGTGTATAGGGACATGCACTAATGGATTCATAAAAGGAACCTAcattggatataaaaagtctacacacccctgttaaaatgccatgtttttgtcatgttaataaaaatctgacaaaaataaataatttcagTTTTATTTCCCGTTTTCTGTACAATTCCCATTGGAAAacaatcttttagggtggaaaaaacaaacaaactaaaaTAAGCAAGAGGATGGCATCTGTGCCCTGATATTGCTGGAGCAGTGGGCAGTGCCACCAAATATCCAACTGTGTTCCCCTATTGCCACAATTCCTCCAACAATTGGTTGTACAATTCGGATACCTTTGGGCCAATCGGGCTGGAGTATAGTACCATCACAATGTTATTTCCATGAGTGTCTCCACACGTTCGCTCTATGTGTTAGTTAGAAGGCTTGTTTCCATTCTCCTTCCCTTGAGCCCGTTCCCTCCCGTTCGGTCTTGTATCTTTATAACCAGACTTTGACATCCTCCATCGTTCTGTTTTCCAGCATGTCTGTTGTGACTGCAAAAAAGACTTTTGCTCCGTGTGCTCCACACTTCATGAAAACCTCAGGCGTTGTAGTACTTGCCACTTACTACACGAAACAGCATTTCAACGGCCCCAGTTAATGAAGCTGAAAGTGAAAGACCTCCGTCAGTACCTAACACTAAGGAATATCCCTACGGAGAGCTGCCGTGAGAAGGAAGACTTGGTGGAGCTGGTGCTCTGCCACCATGGCCCTTGTCCGGAGGAGGAGATGGATATTGGCACAGACGGCACTTCAAGATCGCAGAGCTCTGCCTTCTCGTTCTTTTCCGCTCTTTCTGCACCTTCATCTTCTGTTTCTTCATCTCAGGGAGAACTATTAGACAGAAGTGGGAGCATAGGAAGTGGATCTGCCTCCCAGGTACAAGCACTTCGAGGCGGGAGCAGTTAGAATGCTTATATGCTTATAGATGTGCTTTTTATCCCCAGGAATTCAGATCTAAAAATGAAAGGGAGCCTGTCATGTGCCGTATGCTGCTGTCACTGAGGGAAGTATAAAGGGCCGACTCCAGTGGTCTGTCACTTATCTGCCAATGTTCCTAGCAACCCACGAATTGTTGCTAAGCCACCCGGCCGCTATGAATGACACCTTTTCAGTATGCAGTGTAATAGCCAAAAAAGTTTCAATCGAGGTGGGTTGGTGGGTGGCGTTAGGGTGCCTAATTAATCTGAATTCCTGCCTCACTGGGCGCAGCAACTTCActatgtaagggcttattcccacgcaCGTATATTGGTcagcgttttcacggcctgccgatatacgcttccctcCCACTCTCTGCTTTTTTCCTctcctccgagcggtttgcaatgagagtgggcGGGGGCGCAGCAATGATCctgccccttgtctatagccagcaatgggagtgggagtgggcggggcggggcagggcagagcttagccctgccccactcctcccattgcaaacgccgggcTGAAGGACAGGAGCAGAGAGTCGgttagggggagggaaggggggactgcttagatgggagcgtagatcggccgggcgtgaaaacctgactaatatacgcttgtgtaaataagccctaagtgctCAGACACTAGAAAGCATTGAATTCAGTGTGTCTGTTGCTACATTTTgctgggcgtccgcaaatgaaataaagcatgcagatttgatttgcagaccttttaggcctccttcccacgaacggatttacgccgcgtaaatccgcgtcaaaaatccgctgcgttgccccctgctattaggttctattgaacctaatagcacaatgctcacgatgcgtaattccaccgcggaattacgcaccgtgaaatctcccgtcctcacccgcagcatgttctatttgccgtgggtgtacgcgctgatggcttccattgcagtcaatggaagccatccgttcacgctatctcccgctgcaaccagcgtaagatagcgtgaaaaaaagcttccccgcctaccgccgcgcgtcatatgacgcggccggccgcgtcatgtgacgctgtgggcgtgtcacatgacgcgacggcggtgggtggggaagcgtcttcacgctatcttccgctggtaagtatggggtctctggggggcgccgtgacgggcttcactgcggaatattacgcggcggagcccgtcacgctcgtgggaaggaggccttagtcctgaaaaaaaaaaatcacagcatgctccatttcagtgcggatatcacagggacggcttccattaaagtcaatggaagccgtccgatccgcggcccgtctgaaatttcacgggaaagcaggagttcaaaaaataaaagaaagtatGCATCTGCAAGTCACAGTGGCCTATGAGTCCTTATAAACTTTAACAATTCTTCACCGacaagcccacatttacggggcagaaaAGTCAAgaggcccacatttacggggcagaggagtcagaaagcccacatttacggggcatagAAGAGAGTTACAGCCACGCTGGCCGCGATGTTAAATTAGCAGCCAACCTGGCCGCAATGAGACAGAGCTGTCTCATTGCGGCCAGGTTGGCTGCTAATTTAACATCGCGGCCAGCGTGGCTGTAACTCTCTTctatgccccgtaaatgtgggctttctgact
This region of Eleutherodactylus coqui strain aEleCoq1 chromosome 5, aEleCoq1.hap1, whole genome shotgun sequence genomic DNA includes:
- the RNF34 gene encoding E3 ubiquitin-protein ligase RNF34 isoform X2; its protein translation is MKAGASSMWASCCGLLNEVMGTGAVRGQQSGFGGGAGPFRFAQTADFSPYPSSSSNIVCKACGLSFTVFRKKHVCCDCKKDFCSVCSTLHENLRRCSTCHLLHETAFQRPQLMKLKVKDLRQYLTLRNIPTESCREKEDLVELVLCHHGPCPEEEMDIGTDGTSRSQSSAFSFFSALSAPSSSVSSSQGELLDRSGSIGSGSASQGTSETISILSDTETTELQANDLSKKQARASLSDLSTLEEIDGLTIRQLKEILARNFVNYSGCCEKWELVEKVNRLYRENEENRKSLESLESRHDAERDRLQLTGSDDNLCRICMDAVIDCVLLECGHMVTCTKCGKRMSECPICRQYVVRAVHVFKS
- the RNF34 gene encoding E3 ubiquitin-protein ligase RNF34 isoform X3, yielding MLQAGASSMWASCCGLLNEVMGTGAVRGQQSGFGGGAGPFRFAQTADFSPYPSSSSNIVCKACGLSFTVFRKKHVCCDCKKDFCSVCSTLHENLRRCSTCHLLHETAFQRPQLMKLKVKDLRQYLTLRNIPTESCREKEDLVELVLCHHGPCPEEEMDIGTDGTSRSQSSAFSFFSALSAPSSSVSSSQGELLDRSGSIGSGSASQGTSETISILSDTETTELQANDLSKKQARASLSDLSTLEEIDGLTIRQLKEILARNFVNYSGCCEKWELVEKVNRLYRENEENRKSCTLGSYPSFAISWKA
- the RNF34 gene encoding E3 ubiquitin-protein ligase RNF34 isoform X1 codes for the protein MLQAGASSMWASCCGLLNEVMGTGAVRGQQSGFGGGAGPFRFAQTADFSPYPSSSSNIVCKACGLSFTVFRKKHVCCDCKKDFCSVCSTLHENLRRCSTCHLLHETAFQRPQLMKLKVKDLRQYLTLRNIPTESCREKEDLVELVLCHHGPCPEEEMDIGTDGTSRSQSSAFSFFSALSAPSSSVSSSQGELLDRSGSIGSGSASQGTSETISILSDTETTELQANDLSKKQARASLSDLSTLEEIDGLTIRQLKEILARNFVNYSGCCEKWELVEKVNRLYRENEENRKSLESLESRHDAERDRLQLTGSDDNLCRICMDAVIDCVLLECGHMVTCTKCGKRMSECPICRQYVVRAVHVFKS